A DNA window from Leptolyngbya sp. KIOST-1 contains the following coding sequences:
- a CDS encoding type II toxin-antitoxin system Phd/YefM family antitoxin, producing MNKSFKQIPMSELRVKLPKLRRQVQSGNLRIVCTHYGEVAAFLLPLQDIDALNSEEGEPSIQNSEEIPLTEFRDQLTESWERLLGGTDCIYLTFHKRRVVAFVSPRFTHYLSLPLIGDADKVLFVPSEIQV from the coding sequence ATGAACAAAAGTTTTAAGCAAATCCCGATGTCCGAATTAAGGGTCAAGCTGCCAAAACTTAGGCGGCAAGTTCAGTCGGGTAACCTGCGGATTGTATGTACTCACTATGGTGAAGTTGCAGCCTTTTTGCTTCCACTTCAAGATATTGATGCTCTCAATTCAGAAGAGGGAGAGCCTAGTATTCAGAACAGTGAAGAGATTCCTCTCACTGAGTTTCGTGATCAGCTAACCGAATCCTGGGAGAGGCTTTTGGGTGGAACAGATTGTATCTATCTGACATTTCATAAAAGGCGGGTTGTGGCGTTTGTATCGCCTCGCTTCACGCATTACCTTTCATTACCACTGATTGGTGATGCAGATAAAGTTTTGTTTGTTCCTTCTGAGATTCAGGTCTAG
- a CDS encoding HypC/HybG/HupF family hydrogenase formation chaperone: MCLAIPGQILSTAGDDLDRTGRVSFGGVVKEVSLAYVPQAEVGDYVVVHVGFAISQLDLHEAEQTLHYLEQMQMGEKAGGE; the protein is encoded by the coding sequence ATGTGCCTTGCCATTCCCGGACAAATTCTCAGTACCGCCGGAGACGACCTGGATCGGACGGGTCGAGTTAGCTTTGGCGGTGTGGTGAAGGAGGTGAGCTTGGCCTATGTGCCGCAGGCGGAGGTGGGAGATTATGTGGTGGTGCACGTCGGCTTTGCCATCAGCCAGCTCGATCTGCACGAGGCCGAGCAGACTTTGCATTACCTGGAGCAAATGCAGATGGGGGAGAAGGCGGGCGGAGAGTAG
- a CDS encoding type II toxin-antitoxin system Phd/YefM family antitoxin, with translation MLNVTIDEIQRDPLKYLDQVEAGETLVIVRSDKPIAELRPIASSKQLRPFGLCAGEFIVPDDFDTPLPEDLLSAFEGK, from the coding sequence ATGCTGAATGTAACTATTGATGAAATTCAACGTGATCCCTTGAAGTACCTTGATCAGGTAGAGGCAGGTGAAACTCTTGTCATTGTTAGATCTGACAAACCTATTGCTGAACTTAGACCTATTGCTAGTAGTAAGCAATTACGCCCATTTGGTTTGTGTGCAGGCGAGTTTATTGTTCCAGATGATTTCGATACTCCTTTGCCGGAAGACCTTCTCAGCGCATTCGAGGGCAAATGA
- the hypF gene encoding carbamoyltransferase HypF, with the protein MATTHPIQQRMALTVQGTVQGVGFRPFVYQLAIALGLRGGVKNTPQGVVIDIEGSKSALQQFSRRLQQEIPPPAAIQTLTQQSLPLQGFDRFEIWPSDPVEGAATAQILPDLATCPACLQDIFNPHNRRYRYPFTSCTHCGPRFSIITALPYDRPRTTMAGFELCSTCAAEYSHPGDRRFHAQPNACPRCGPELAFWPTAEQPSAPLEQAIAALRQGHIVALKGLGGFQLLVDAQNDAAVERLRQRKQRPDKPLALMYATLAQVRRDCEVAETAAHLLTASQAPIVLVPKRPGPTALAAAIAPHTTHLGVMLPTTPLHHLLLREYGSPVVATSGNRSGEPLCTDSPEAHRQLGAIADGFLVHNRPIQRPVDDSVVQIVQGQPQILRHARGYAPQAIPLPPGVDADLRILALGAHLKSAIALSLGTQVVLSQHIGDLETPQAIARLEHTVADWLALYRCQPTAIACDLHPDYGSTRLGQTLAQRWQIPLIPVQHHYAHGLAAMAEHHLAAPVLAVAWDGAGYGPNQTIWGGEFLQITESGFERLAHLRPFALPGGDRCSREPRRSAIALLYGCYGDQAFVMTDLAPIQAFSAPQRAVLRQMFAADVNSPMTSSMGRLFDGVAALLGLPQSVSFEGQAAIALEGLAAECSTPKGYPFAVSVTHPAVIDWRPMVRAVVCDRQAGVATRVIAARFHRTLVEMVGAIAQRAGLEQVVLTGGCFQNRMLSEQTIQHLRDRGFVPHWHQRVPPNDGGLAVGQAIAALRHLSHNRS; encoded by the coding sequence ATGGCCACGACCCATCCCATTCAGCAGCGCATGGCCTTAACCGTGCAGGGCACCGTGCAGGGGGTGGGGTTTCGTCCATTTGTGTACCAACTGGCGATCGCCCTAGGGTTAAGGGGCGGCGTCAAGAATACGCCCCAGGGCGTGGTGATTGATATTGAAGGCTCCAAGAGCGCTCTGCAACAGTTTTCGAGACGGCTCCAGCAGGAAATCCCCCCGCCCGCCGCTATTCAAACCTTGACGCAACAATCCCTCCCCCTGCAAGGATTTGATCGGTTTGAAATCTGGCCCTCTGACCCGGTGGAGGGTGCTGCTACCGCCCAGATTCTGCCAGATCTAGCCACTTGTCCCGCCTGTTTGCAGGATATTTTCAACCCGCACAACCGCCGCTACCGCTATCCCTTCACCAGCTGCACCCACTGCGGCCCCCGCTTCAGCATTATCACCGCCCTGCCCTACGATCGCCCCCGCACCACCATGGCTGGCTTTGAGCTGTGCTCGACCTGCGCCGCCGAGTACAGCCATCCGGGCGATCGCCGCTTCCATGCCCAGCCCAATGCCTGCCCCCGCTGCGGCCCCGAGCTGGCGTTTTGGCCAACGGCGGAACAGCCATCGGCACCGCTAGAGCAGGCGATCGCGGCCCTGCGCCAGGGGCACATTGTCGCCCTCAAGGGGTTGGGCGGCTTTCAGCTGCTGGTAGATGCCCAGAACGACGCGGCGGTGGAGCGCCTCCGCCAGCGCAAGCAGCGCCCGGACAAACCCCTGGCCCTGATGTATGCAACCCTGGCCCAGGTGCGCCGCGACTGCGAGGTTGCTGAAACCGCCGCCCACCTGCTGACCGCCTCCCAGGCCCCAATTGTGCTGGTGCCCAAGCGACCTGGCCCGACGGCACTGGCGGCGGCGATCGCGCCCCACACCACCCACCTGGGGGTAATGCTGCCCACCACGCCCCTGCACCACCTGCTGCTGCGAGAGTACGGCTCGCCAGTGGTGGCCACCAGCGGCAACCGATCGGGTGAGCCGCTGTGTACCGACAGCCCAGAGGCCCACCGGCAGCTGGGCGCGATCGCCGACGGCTTTTTAGTCCACAACCGCCCCATCCAGCGGCCCGTGGATGACTCCGTGGTGCAGATTGTGCAGGGGCAGCCCCAAATTCTGCGCCATGCCCGTGGCTACGCCCCCCAAGCCATTCCCCTGCCCCCCGGTGTGGACGCAGACCTGCGCATTCTTGCCCTCGGTGCCCACCTCAAGAGTGCGATCGCCCTGTCTCTGGGCACCCAGGTGGTGCTCAGCCAGCACATTGGCGACCTGGAGACCCCCCAGGCGATCGCAAGACTGGAGCACACCGTGGCCGACTGGCTGGCCCTCTACCGCTGCCAACCGACGGCCATTGCCTGCGACCTGCACCCCGACTACGGCTCCACTCGCCTGGGGCAGACGCTGGCCCAGCGGTGGCAGATACCGTTGATTCCGGTGCAGCACCACTATGCCCACGGGTTGGCGGCGATGGCCGAGCATCACCTGGCCGCCCCCGTGCTCGCCGTGGCCTGGGATGGTGCAGGCTACGGCCCCAACCAGACGATCTGGGGCGGCGAATTTTTGCAGATTACCGAATCAGGGTTTGAGCGGCTGGCCCACCTGCGGCCTTTTGCCCTGCCGGGGGGCGATCGCTGTAGTCGAGAACCCCGGCGCAGTGCGATCGCGCTGCTCTACGGCTGCTACGGCGACCAGGCCTTTGTTATGACTGACTTAGCCCCCATACAGGCCTTTTCAGCGCCGCAGCGAGCGGTGCTGCGGCAAATGTTTGCTGCGGACGTCAACAGCCCCATGACCTCTAGCATGGGGCGGCTATTCGACGGCGTGGCGGCCCTGCTCGGCCTGCCCCAGAGCGTGAGCTTTGAGGGCCAGGCTGCGATCGCCCTGGAGGGGTTAGCCGCCGAATGCTCGACGCCGAAAGGCTACCCGTTTGCGGTCTCGGTCACCCATCCCGCCGTGATCGACTGGCGACCGATGGTGCGGGCGGTGGTCTGCGATCGGCAGGCCGGGGTGGCGACCCGTGTTATTGCAGCCAGGTTCCATCGCACACTGGTGGAGATGGTGGGGGCGATCGCCCAGCGGGCTGGCCTGGAGCAGGTCGTGCTCACGGGCGGGTGCTTTCAGAACCGCATGCTCAGTGAGCAAACTATTCAACACTTGCGCGATCGCGGCTTTGTGCCCCACTGGCACCAGCGAGTGCCCCCGAACGATGGCGGCCTGGCGGTGGGGCAGGCGATCGCAGCGCTACGCCACCTTTCCCACAACCGGAGTTAA
- the hypB gene encoding hydrogenase nickel incorporation protein HypB: MCGNCGCQRDLEVPSLAKTPTQVLQLHQNLLSQNDRLAQRNRALFRHLLAINMLASPGAGKTTLVQRLLRDRALIVGTEPLHPHLTPLRAGVIVGDLASDRDAQRLRQTGVPVVQINTGELCHLEADSVAQAAEQLDLDQLDLLIIENVGNLVCPAAFDLGEDLRLVLMSVTEGEDKPLKYPTAFKSAHAVILSKIDLAEVVGFNRAEALHYLHLIAPQALIFELSAITGAGLASFYAYLGQAIFQCRDKAMA, from the coding sequence TGTGGAAACTGTGGATGTCAGCGCGACCTAGAGGTCCCGTCCCTGGCTAAGACCCCCACCCAGGTGTTGCAGCTTCACCAAAACCTGCTGAGCCAGAACGATCGCCTGGCCCAGCGCAACCGAGCCCTCTTTCGTCACCTGCTGGCGATCAATATGCTGGCGTCGCCGGGGGCGGGCAAAACCACCCTGGTGCAGCGCCTGTTGCGCGATCGCGCCCTGATTGTCGGAACCGAGCCCCTGCACCCTCACCTGACACCGCTGCGGGCGGGGGTGATAGTGGGCGACCTGGCCAGCGATCGCGATGCCCAGCGGCTGCGCCAAACGGGGGTACCGGTGGTGCAGATCAACACTGGCGAGCTGTGCCATCTGGAGGCCGACAGCGTGGCCCAGGCGGCTGAGCAGTTGGATTTGGATCAGCTCGATCTGCTGATCATTGAAAACGTGGGCAACCTGGTCTGCCCCGCCGCCTTTGACCTGGGGGAAGACCTGCGCCTGGTGCTGATGTCGGTCACAGAGGGCGAAGACAAACCGCTGAAATACCCCACCGCCTTCAAGTCTGCCCATGCGGTCATCCTCAGCAAAATTGACCTGGCCGAAGTGGTGGGGTTTAACCGCGCAGAGGCGCTGCACTACCTGCACCTGATTGCCCCCCAGGCGTTGATCTTCGAGCTATCGGCCATCACCGGGGCCGGGCTGGCCAGCTTCTATGCCTACCTGGGGCAGGCCATTTTTCAGTGCCGCGACAAGGCCATGGCGTGA
- a CDS encoding type II toxin-antitoxin system VapC family toxin, with protein sequence MRILLDTHIFLWFISGDTQLSTDVRDAIRDSDNEVYLSTVSVWEAIVKYQLGKLPLPEHPEMYLPKQRNLHQIASLALDESSVIQLAKLPPLHRDPFDRMLICQALQNGLTIATVDTAVRAYSVSVM encoded by the coding sequence ATGAGGATTCTGTTAGATACTCACATCTTTCTATGGTTCATCAGTGGCGATACTCAGTTGTCAACAGATGTTCGGGATGCAATTCGCGATTCAGACAACGAGGTTTATCTGAGTACAGTTTCAGTCTGGGAAGCAATTGTCAAGTATCAGTTGGGCAAGTTACCTCTGCCAGAGCATCCCGAAATGTATTTACCGAAACAGCGCAATCTTCATCAAATTGCTAGCCTTGCTCTTGACGAAAGTAGTGTAATTCAATTGGCTAAGTTGCCACCATTACATCGCGATCCATTTGACAGAATGCTGATCTGTCAAGCCTTACAAAATGGTCTAACAATTGCGACGGTGGATACAGCAGTTCGTGCCTACTCAGT